Proteins from a genomic interval of Candidatus Palauibacter scopulicola:
- a CDS encoding GntR family transcriptional regulator, whose amino-acid sequence MTRGCGLSPFSREHHIPLRRQLAADLEAGIRDGHVRPGARLPSARDMARRLGINRGTVGAAFARLRRRNLIEVGKGQRPRVSIRPRALPPPPAVEMAPRTAALDLLRRAHAGGLSRWRLLNELERIVDGARSPDGARNPKPPLVTLCEPRPGLRAVLAAELQHACGFIVQAVDSARGIPENSPVILRRELQSRMRRSGTVECVPVSLAGGTRERDLVRRRIRRGFVVLLSRSETVRVFAAELAARDFALGIGFKALDPDRDAPAVRRAVTAATIIFHDRLVPMARYAHGSAPAVPITLLPLEEVERLRVYLSRTDRRAGDRGGSASYEPPRPGQP is encoded by the coding sequence ATGACGCGTGGATGCGGACTCTCACCCTTCTCGCGGGAACACCACATTCCGCTCCGCCGGCAACTCGCGGCGGATCTGGAAGCCGGGATTCGCGATGGACACGTCCGGCCCGGGGCCCGGCTTCCGTCGGCCAGGGACATGGCGCGGCGCCTCGGCATAAACCGGGGGACGGTCGGCGCCGCGTTCGCGCGGCTGCGCCGGAGAAACCTCATCGAAGTCGGGAAGGGACAGCGTCCGCGCGTGTCGATTCGCCCGCGCGCCCTCCCTCCGCCCCCGGCCGTGGAGATGGCGCCGAGGACCGCGGCGCTGGACCTGCTGCGCCGCGCGCACGCCGGGGGACTCTCGCGCTGGCGGCTGCTCAACGAGCTGGAGCGCATCGTGGACGGAGCCCGTAGCCCGGATGGCGCCCGGAACCCGAAGCCGCCCCTCGTGACGCTGTGCGAACCTCGACCCGGCTTGCGGGCCGTGCTCGCCGCGGAACTCCAGCATGCCTGCGGCTTCATCGTTCAGGCAGTCGACTCCGCGCGCGGGATACCGGAAAACTCGCCGGTGATCCTGCGGCGCGAGCTGCAGTCACGCATGCGCCGGTCCGGCACCGTCGAGTGCGTTCCCGTTTCACTCGCCGGGGGCACCCGCGAACGTGACCTCGTCCGACGCCGAATACGCCGCGGATTCGTCGTGCTGCTCTCCCGGAGCGAGACCGTGCGCGTGTTCGCGGCGGAACTCGCCGCCCGGGACTTCGCGCTCGGAATCGGCTTCAAGGCCCTCGACCCCGACCGCGACGCGCCGGCCGTGCGCCGGGCCGTGACGGCGGCAACGATCATCTTTCACGACCGGCTCGTCCCGATGGCTCGCTATGCCCACGGAAGTGCTCCCGCGGTGCCGATCACGCTCCTCCCGCTGGAAGAGGTCGAACGGCTCCGCGTCTACCTGTCCAGGACGGACCGGCGCGCGGGCGACCGCGGCGGCTCCGCCTCGTACGAACCGCCACGCCCGGGGCAACCGTAG
- the polX gene encoding DNA polymerase/3'-5' exonuclease PolX encodes MENIEIVRVLNEVADLLEIQQANPFRVRAYRNAVRTINAHASPLRKLVEQSADLTALPSIGKGMADNIRELVESGRLAMLDEMAAEIPPGLVELMRLPGVGPKKARKLWDELGVESIDDLEEVASEGRVAELPGFGVKTQDRILRGIRNYRTSTTRFRLGEVDKLLPPLIEHLRATPGITRLEVAGSYRRRKETVGDIDILVLADDARAASDALVGFSGVESVIGAGGTKTSVRLRSGLQVDLRVVPPESWGAALIYFTGSKEHNIRLRRRALERKLRVSEYGVFTIPEESLGDALGERGIASEGEMVAGATEEEVYRALDLSWLPPELRRDRGEFQASDAGELPRLVETSDLRGDVHMHSTWSDGRASLEEMVRACAARGYEYMAITDHSKALAMVEGLDAAKLRRQWDEIAEVQAAHPEIRILRGLEVDILRDGSLDLEDEMLERLDVVIISVHSFLGLDRARQTARVLKALAHPRSMIFGHPTGRLINRRGPIDVDIDDILHACAEFGVAVEVNSHPHRLDLKDSHLWRARELGVPVVVATDAHRPDDLDLAHYGIEQARRAWLTPEHVLNTRGVDDFLAALGRKRAS; translated from the coding sequence ATGGAGAACATCGAGATCGTCCGCGTCCTGAACGAGGTGGCCGACCTGCTCGAGATCCAGCAGGCGAACCCGTTCCGCGTCCGCGCCTACCGCAACGCGGTGCGCACGATCAACGCGCACGCCTCGCCCCTGCGCAAACTCGTCGAGCAAAGCGCCGACCTCACCGCGCTGCCGTCGATCGGGAAGGGGATGGCGGACAACATCCGCGAACTCGTGGAGAGCGGGCGCCTCGCGATGCTCGACGAAATGGCGGCCGAGATCCCCCCGGGACTCGTCGAGTTGATGCGGCTGCCGGGGGTCGGTCCCAAGAAGGCGCGCAAGCTGTGGGACGAGCTGGGCGTCGAATCGATCGACGACCTGGAGGAGGTCGCGAGCGAGGGGCGCGTGGCCGAACTCCCCGGTTTCGGCGTCAAGACGCAGGACCGCATCCTCCGCGGCATTCGCAACTATCGCACGAGCACGACCCGCTTCCGCCTCGGGGAAGTCGACAAGCTCCTGCCGCCCCTGATCGAACACCTGCGGGCGACGCCCGGCATCACCCGCCTGGAAGTCGCGGGGAGCTATCGGCGCCGGAAGGAAACCGTCGGCGACATCGACATCCTCGTCCTCGCCGACGACGCGCGCGCCGCCTCCGACGCCCTGGTCGGGTTCTCCGGCGTGGAGAGCGTGATCGGCGCCGGCGGGACGAAGACATCGGTGCGTCTCCGCAGCGGATTGCAGGTCGACCTGCGGGTCGTGCCGCCCGAGAGCTGGGGAGCCGCGCTCATCTACTTCACGGGGTCGAAGGAACACAACATCCGCCTGCGCCGCCGCGCGCTCGAACGGAAGCTGCGCGTGTCCGAGTACGGCGTGTTCACGATCCCCGAGGAGTCCCTCGGCGATGCGCTTGGCGAGCGGGGCATCGCCTCCGAGGGAGAGATGGTCGCGGGAGCGACGGAAGAGGAGGTCTACCGGGCGCTCGATCTCTCCTGGCTGCCGCCGGAACTGCGTCGCGACCGGGGAGAGTTCCAAGCTTCCGATGCCGGGGAACTGCCCCGCCTGGTCGAGACGTCCGACCTGCGCGGCGACGTCCACATGCACAGCACGTGGTCCGATGGCCGCGCTTCACTCGAGGAGATGGTCCGGGCGTGCGCGGCGCGCGGCTACGAGTACATGGCGATCACCGACCACTCGAAGGCGCTGGCGATGGTCGAGGGTCTCGATGCCGCCAAGCTTCGACGCCAGTGGGACGAGATCGCGGAGGTGCAGGCCGCCCACCCCGAGATCCGGATCCTGCGCGGGCTGGAGGTCGACATCCTCCGCGACGGATCGCTGGACCTCGAGGACGAGATGCTCGAGCGGCTCGACGTCGTGATCATCTCGGTCCATTCCTTCCTCGGGCTGGACCGGGCGCGGCAGACGGCGCGCGTGCTGAAGGCGCTCGCGCACCCCCGCTCGATGATCTTCGGGCATCCGACGGGACGGCTCATCAACCGGCGCGGTCCGATCGATGTGGACATCGACGATATCCTGCACGCCTGCGCCGAGTTCGGCGTCGCCGTCGAAGTCAACTCCCACCCCCACCGTCTGGACCTGAAGGACAGCCACCTCTGGCGCGCCCGCGAACTCGGCGTGCCGGTCGTGGTCGCGACGGACGCGCACCGGCCGGACGACCTCGATCTGGCGCACTACGGCATCGAGCAGGCGCGCCGCGCATGGCTCACCCCCGAACACGTCCTCAACACGCGTGGCGTGGACGATTTCCTGGCGGCCCTTGGGAGAAAACGGGCGAGTTGA
- the ligA gene encoding NAD-dependent DNA ligase LigA: MSPGGPERRARELRRELRHHAYLYYVRNQPEISDEHFDELFRELKVLEASHPELVTPDSPTQRVGAEPLDAFETIEHTAPMLSLDSSADVEPLERFDERMRKALGDDIGYVVEPKLDGASIELVYESGRLSRAVTRGDGMRGEGVTENIRTIHSVPLRLRAADREVPRLLSLRAEVIMRVGEFEALNARLLEGDRAPFANPRNAAAGSLRQLDPRITAARPLDIYVYDILAVDGRPPPTQRATLEALREWGLPVNERCRPAADVGEILAFQAEIEECRDDLEYEIDGIVIKLDDIAARDEVGETSHHPRWAFAFKFPPRKEITRLLHIFPSVGRTGVVTPIAFMRPVELGGVTVSRANLHNREEVARKDIREGDRVRVQRAGDVIPQVLERIEEPGRERAEPWAMPTQCPSCEAVLEPRGPYTFCPNLFACPAQLAGRIQHLGSRHALDIEGLGEETANLLVRKGVIGRVPELFDLDAATLMELEGFAEKSATNLVGAIHAACKTELARFIYGLGIPEVGVTVARELASHFLSFEAFREAAVEGEAAAEGEAAAEGQAAAEGEALQEVDGIGPRMAEEITAFLARPEVSKVVDELRARVEPVPPPRAGDTLAGLRIVLTGGLDSMSRSEAGKKLEALGAKVTSSVSKQTSYVVAGENPGRKLERAQTLGVEILDEAGLLALLSGGPGALSAPDEPASDPTASDQTAP; the protein is encoded by the coding sequence ATGAGTCCCGGCGGGCCCGAGCGGCGGGCCCGGGAACTGCGCAGGGAGCTGCGGCACCACGCCTATCTCTACTACGTCCGCAACCAGCCCGAGATCTCGGACGAGCACTTCGACGAACTGTTCCGCGAACTGAAGGTGCTGGAGGCGTCCCACCCGGAACTCGTCACGCCCGATTCGCCCACCCAGCGCGTGGGCGCGGAGCCCCTCGACGCCTTCGAGACCATCGAGCACACTGCGCCGATGCTCAGCCTCGATTCATCCGCCGATGTGGAGCCGCTCGAGCGGTTCGACGAGCGGATGCGCAAGGCGCTCGGGGACGACATCGGATACGTCGTCGAGCCGAAGTTGGACGGCGCCTCGATCGAACTCGTCTACGAATCCGGCCGGCTGTCGCGCGCCGTGACCCGGGGCGATGGCATGCGCGGCGAAGGCGTGACGGAGAACATCCGCACGATCCACTCGGTGCCGCTCCGCCTGCGGGCCGCGGATCGCGAGGTGCCGCGGCTCCTGTCGCTGCGGGCCGAGGTCATCATGAGAGTGGGCGAATTCGAGGCGCTGAACGCCCGGCTCCTCGAAGGCGACCGCGCTCCGTTCGCGAACCCGCGCAACGCGGCGGCCGGATCGCTGCGGCAGCTCGACCCGCGCATCACCGCCGCGCGCCCGCTCGACATCTACGTCTACGACATCCTCGCGGTCGACGGACGCCCGCCCCCCACGCAGCGGGCCACGCTGGAAGCGCTGCGCGAGTGGGGGCTGCCGGTGAACGAGCGCTGCCGGCCCGCGGCCGATGTCGGAGAGATCCTCGCGTTCCAGGCGGAGATCGAGGAGTGCCGCGACGACCTCGAGTACGAGATCGACGGCATCGTCATCAAGCTCGACGACATCGCCGCGCGCGACGAGGTCGGCGAGACCTCGCACCACCCCCGCTGGGCCTTCGCCTTCAAGTTCCCCCCGCGGAAGGAGATCACCCGCCTCCTTCATATCTTCCCCAGCGTGGGGCGGACCGGCGTGGTGACGCCCATCGCCTTCATGCGCCCGGTGGAACTCGGCGGCGTGACCGTGAGCCGGGCGAACCTGCACAACCGCGAAGAGGTCGCCCGCAAGGACATTCGCGAGGGCGACCGGGTGCGGGTGCAGCGGGCGGGAGATGTGATTCCGCAGGTGCTGGAGCGGATCGAGGAGCCGGGCCGCGAGCGCGCCGAGCCGTGGGCCATGCCCACCCAGTGTCCCTCGTGCGAAGCCGTCCTGGAGCCGCGCGGCCCGTACACCTTCTGCCCCAACCTGTTCGCCTGTCCCGCGCAGCTCGCCGGGCGGATTCAACACCTCGGGTCGCGGCATGCCCTCGACATCGAAGGGTTGGGAGAGGAAACCGCGAACCTCCTCGTCCGCAAGGGGGTGATCGGCCGCGTTCCGGAGCTGTTCGACCTGGATGCGGCGACGCTGATGGAGCTGGAAGGCTTCGCCGAGAAGTCCGCCACGAACCTCGTCGGGGCGATCCACGCCGCGTGCAAGACCGAACTCGCCCGCTTCATCTACGGCCTCGGCATCCCCGAAGTCGGGGTGACCGTGGCGCGGGAACTCGCCTCGCACTTTCTGTCCTTCGAGGCGTTCCGGGAGGCGGCAGTGGAAGGGGAGGCGGCGGCAGAAGGGGAGGCCGCGGCAGAAGGACAGGCCGCGGCGGAAGGGGAGGCGCTGCAGGAAGTGGACGGGATCGGGCCCCGGATGGCGGAGGAGATCACCGCCTTCCTGGCCCGCCCCGAGGTGTCGAAGGTTGTGGACGAACTACGCGCCCGCGTCGAGCCCGTGCCCCCGCCGCGCGCGGGCGACACCCTGGCCGGGCTCCGGATCGTCCTCACCGGGGGGCTCGACTCCATGAGCCGCTCCGAGGCCGGGAAGAAGCTCGAGGCGCTGGGCGCGAAGGTCACGTCATCCGTGAGCAAGCAGACGAGCTACGTCGTCGCGGGCGAGAACCCGGGCCGCAAGCTCGAGCGGGCGCAGACCCTCGGCGTGGAGATCCTGGACGAAGCGGGCCTCCTCGCACTCCTGAGCGGCGGACCCGGCGCGCTCTCCGCGCCCGACGAGCCAGCGTCCGACCCGACCGCGTCAGACCAGACCGCGCCCTGA